A region from the Sphingomonas brevis genome encodes:
- a CDS encoding glutathione S-transferase — translation MASNLRLEDCVNTHCPWSGDPVSADSLTRYQGKVVGFCNPGCRDKFEKAASTFDAAIEGKN, via the coding sequence ATGGCGAGCAACCTTCGCCTCGAGGATTGCGTCAACACGCACTGCCCTTGGTCGGGAGACCCGGTCAGCGCTGACAGCCTGACGCGGTACCAGGGCAAGGTCGTCGGCTTCTGCAATCCCGGTTGCAGGGACAAGTTCGAGAAGGCCGCGTCGACATTCGATGCCGCAATCGAGGGAAAGAATTAG
- a CDS encoding ATP synthase F1 subunit epsilon: MADFHFELVTPERQVRSEDVYMVVVPGTEGESGIMAGHAPMMTTLKDGELKVYKSASAQPESIAVSGGFAEVGDKGLTVLAESAGE, from the coding sequence ATGGCCGATTTTCACTTCGAGCTGGTGACGCCGGAGCGGCAGGTTCGCAGCGAGGACGTGTATATGGTGGTCGTTCCAGGCACCGAGGGTGAATCGGGCATCATGGCCGGCCATGCGCCGATGATGACCACGCTTAAGGACGGCGAACTCAAAGTTTACAAGAGTGCCAGTGCCCAGCCCGAAAGCATCGCCGTTTCCGGCGGCTTCGCTGAGGTCGGGGACAAGGGCCTGACGGTGCTGGCGGAAAGCGCGGGCGAATAG
- a CDS encoding glycosyltransferase family 2 protein, with protein sequence MFQQKFALQSEVREAPLELCVVIPTLNEAGNVEALLEKLGIALAGIEWEAIFVDDGSTDGTPELLTKIAQADRRVRMIRRIGRRGLSSAVVEGALASTTPVIAVIDADMQHDERILPDLYRAVADGDELAIGTRYSGIGSTGDWDESRLKISRFATALASPIMKTRLSDPMSGFFAVRRDVLLEAAPRLSNVGYKILLDVVASIHRPLKTAEIGYTFGTRQHGESKLDEMVALEYVELLLDKTVGRFVPVKLVQFGAVGMLGVGVHLLLLDIALNALGLAFSWSQASAVIGAMTFNFALNNRFTYRDRQLKGLAWVGGLFSFYLVCSLGAVANVGIGSLVYDQFHGWWIAGIAGAIVGSVWNYVASGWLTWTRR encoded by the coding sequence ATGTTCCAGCAGAAGTTCGCGCTGCAATCCGAAGTCCGCGAAGCGCCGCTGGAGCTGTGCGTCGTAATCCCGACCCTTAACGAGGCCGGCAATGTCGAGGCTTTGCTCGAAAAGCTCGGCATCGCCTTGGCCGGAATCGAGTGGGAAGCGATCTTTGTCGATGACGGATCGACCGACGGCACGCCCGAGCTTCTGACCAAAATCGCCCAGGCCGACCGCCGCGTGCGGATGATCCGGCGCATTGGCCGACGTGGTCTGTCGTCGGCGGTGGTCGAGGGCGCTCTCGCTTCGACGACGCCGGTAATCGCGGTGATCGATGCCGACATGCAGCATGACGAGCGCATCCTGCCTGATCTTTATCGCGCTGTGGCCGATGGTGACGAGCTGGCAATCGGCACTCGCTATTCCGGCATCGGATCAACCGGCGACTGGGACGAGAGCCGGCTCAAGATCAGCCGTTTCGCTACCGCCCTCGCCTCGCCGATCATGAAAACCCGCCTCAGTGATCCGATGAGCGGTTTCTTCGCGGTTCGCCGCGACGTACTGCTTGAAGCAGCCCCGCGCCTCAGCAACGTCGGCTACAAGATCTTGCTCGATGTCGTCGCTTCAATCCATCGTCCGCTTAAGACAGCCGAGATCGGCTACACCTTCGGCACTCGTCAGCATGGCGAGTCCAAGCTCGATGAAATGGTCGCGCTGGAATATGTCGAACTGCTGCTCGACAAGACAGTCGGCCGCTTCGTGCCGGTCAAGCTGGTCCAGTTCGGCGCGGTCGGGATGCTCGGCGTCGGCGTCCACCTGCTGCTGCTCGATATTGCGCTGAATGCCCTCGGACTGGCCTTCTCCTGGTCGCAGGCGTCGGCTGTCATCGGAGCAATGACGTTCAACTTCGCCCTCAACAACCGTTTCACCTATCGCGATCGGCAGTTGAAGGGCCTTGCCTGGGTTGGCGGTCTATTCTCCTTCTACCTCGTCTGTTCGCTGGGTGCAGTCGCAAACGTCGGCATCGGCAGCCTGGTCTATGACCAATTCCATGGCTGGTGGATCGCCGGAATAGCCGGCGCGATCGTCGGTTCGGTGTGGAATTACGTCGCCAGCGGCTGGCTAACGTGGACGCGGCGCTAA